Within the Scomber scombrus chromosome 4, fScoSco1.1, whole genome shotgun sequence genome, the region ACATTTGGAACAGATTTttctcttgctgtaatcattcctcttgttcatactgagcattagaagatccttttataatgcatttacaatgtaaagtgatggaggacaaaatccacagtcctccttctgtgttaaaaaatgtatttaaaaattgatctgaagctaatatgaggcttcagccgtccaaaatgagtcaaatcaagcagATATGTTTCAACTTTGCAGTGTTTTTAgagccaaagtccctctttttgttactatacttccaccacagctcaacagggaaacactaagagggaatttgatgctaaaatgaTTATATGCaccatttgaaggggatcttttaatagtcagtatgaacaggaagagtGATTAAAGAATGAACAGGGTTTATATGATCAGAGACATGAAACATTGTGAACCTATCTTTTAAGAAATACCATAGCTACCATAATTATATGTTCTACATTAAGCTGTATATTCCATAATGATCATTTTGCTTCCTCTCTTCCAGCATATGGAGTTCAGGAAACAGACTAAAGTAGACTCAATAATCACCGACTGGCGTCCACCAGAGGTAACACCCTCTAAATCTAATAATAGCAAGAATGCTTTGCTTAAATAATTGatcaaaccattttttttgttgacgTTGTAAAATGGCTGCACCTGCAGGTGATAGAGAAGTATCTGTCAGGAGGGATGTGCGGCTACGACCGTGAGGGGAGTCCCATCTGGTATGATGTCATCGGACCCGTGGATCCCAAAGGCCTCTTCCTGTCTGCCTCCAAGCAGGACTTCATCAAGTCCAAGATCAGAGACTGTGAGATGCTGCAGAAGGAGTGTACCCTCCAGACGCAGAGGGTAAGAGCAGACACTAGGGAGTCAAAAGATACATAATATGTGTTGAGGAGTGTTTTAGTGCAGGCTTTAGAAGATAATATGAGGTTTATTTGCATTAGGAAATGTTCAGGAAAGCATGTGTTCACCCAAACATCCATCAGAGCAGTTGTTCCAAACATGGGGTAATAATAAAaggcaataataaaaaattaaccTGCTGCACAAAATTAGGCTTATTTTTTCAAATATCATGCTTTTTCTCTAATATACTATATTTGACAGCATCAGGAAAGGAAGATtaagcaaagaaagaaatgaaaaagaataaaaagtacagaataatattaatattccCCAAATCAGGGAGTATACCATCCATAATCTCAACACCTTTAAGATCTAACCATTCATCATTACAAGACATTTTGCACCAGATATGTACTACTAATGCTGGCCAATACAATCAGTGTAAGATAGCTGCAGCCATATTTTATGAATTTACTACTAAACCAGATTTAAAATATCTCGGATACTCAGATACTCAAATTCTACATACCAGGTGCCTTAACTGAccaatttaattgattatttcagatgaaatattaatgtaactttgtttatgtttctgtctATTTCCATCCAGCTGGGGAAGAACATAGAGGCAATCACTATGGTCTACGACGTTGAAGGTCTGGGTCTAAAACACTTGTGGAAACCTGCTATTGAGACATATggagaggtacacacacacacacacacacacacacacacacacacacacacacacacacacacacacacacacacacacacacacacacacacacacacacacacacacacacacacacacacacacacacacacacacacaggatgcaTACTATTATCAGCATCTTTTAATATGTTTCCCCTGATTCACCAGATCCTCCAGATGTTTGAGGACAACTACCCAGAAGGCCTGAAGAGGCTGTTTGTCATTAAAGGTAAAGTTTCCCTTCAGCTTTTAATGCATGTGACAGTAAATCATTAATcatcagactttttttcatgatttcTGGTTAACGAATTTTTAATTTATGTCTCCTGCAGCTCCTAAACTCTTCCCTGTGGCCTTCAACCTCGTCAAACACTTCCTGAGCGAGAACACGCGGCAAAAGATCCTCATCCTCGGGGGTGAGACACGACATTACTTACACATGATTTTAGAGAATATTTCACCTCATATTTTAAGAGCTATCTTCATTTCACTCCTTTGCTTGCATGCAGCATTCTAAAAATCTATAAATTGCATTAAACATAGTTTCAATTAACAGTGTATATCATCATCTACACACTATTTTGAGGATATACCCAAGAAAAACCTATCCCACTCTAGTAAGAAATTATTCAAGGATTCTTCCAATTTTCTCGTACTTGCAATTTTCTCTAAAAAGGTACAAATGAAATCTACCAATGATCCAGACCTGTTGTATGAGTCGTGAACAGATTGTCTCTGATTGTCTTTACAAGCAGATAAACATTTGTTCAATTTAGAATTACAACGTCTTAACCTGAATTCATCTGGAGTTTAAACATGATACTTAAatcagttaaataaaatataaaactaaaacaaacttaCATGcaaaattataaatattctgttcaccattatttatttagttttttttctgattttaatTGGCTTATTTTGGCACAGCAGCTTCTACATGTCAGTAGTTAGGTCTCTCTGCAGGTCTCTGTCCTGTATCATcttctgttgcagctgacagtgtaacagGTTATAAATATTCTCTCCTCTAACATCTCTGTGATTGTCACATGACCGCCTCTCATATGAGTCATGGAGCGCTTTGCTTTAGAAAGAGGTTTAATTAGCATCACAGTGCAGCGCTGCTCTGATGACACATTGTTGGCAGCtggattcatatttaatttactaCGGACACTACTACATTTGTTATCTGCTGATTTGCTGATTTCTGACAGCAGGACTTGAAGCTCTGCAGTGTGAAAGTCTTGTTTTTACtctctggtaaaaaaaaaaaaaaaaatgacatgaatgaAGCTTGCCCACAAACAGAGTGGAACGTTTAGGCTCATATGGACATTTCAGGGATGTTAATTATACTTATGATGAAATATCACAAACGGGTGACATTAATCAGGCTGAAACAAGTGATTTACGACAAGCTTGGGTagtaatttgtcatttttattttatttaatttaatttaatttagaaggacagtgcacaataaaacatacaatcCTTGTACAAAATAAGGAGAGATGCATTGTGCCAGGTTTTTGCAAAATTCCTATTTTGTGCACATAGTCCCTGAGCAGAATTCAAAACAGCAGTTCATGAAACATTACATTGTTATCCTTATATATCCAACCCCATTGTGCAATCTCACAGCAATAAAATTATCAGGACAACTTTCCCCTACTTTCACAAATATGTGCAATGTATACATTATTTGGGGCTTTTcgcctttatttatatagttactggcagagaggctgacaggaaacaaagagagagagagagagagagagagagagagagagagagagagagagagagagagagagagagagagagagagagagagagagagagagagagagagagagagagagagagagagagagagaaagagagagagagagaaccaggGGCGCTGTGATTTCATAGCATGCGCTCTAAGCACTTGACCACCAAGGCGCTCCCAATGTATACgttttaataaaattaatttggTACAATGCTGCACATCCCAAATCCTGAGTCCCCCAAGAGAGTTTGTTGAATCTGACTCCACTCAAACAAACCacacagaaaaaagtgttttaggataaaaacatgaaaacctTCCTGCATGAGGCCTCAGTGCTTTTCTGATGAAatgagtgttgtttttttctcctctttggtctAATAGCAAACTGGCAGGAGATTTTACTGAAGTACATCGATCCAGAGGAGCTGCCGATGGTATACGGGGGCAAGCTGACGGACCCTGATGGAGATCCCCGCTGTCGGACCAGGGTGAGTGAGAGGATCAGTAAACCTGTGGGTGCTGTTCTTTAGAGCTAAAGTAGGGCGACTGAAGAGTTGGAAGAGACAAATATCTGTTGCAGATGCTACTTAATCATTTAGTAATATTATCAACACAGACTCACTgacagtgtgtccaaacttttgactggtgctgtagaTGAAGTTATATCCACTTAGCTTAAATGTGACCTGAAAGATGTGCTTAAATCATTTCAGTCAGCCCTCTCCTGCTGTTGAATACAGTGAATCTGGTTTAAAAATCAATAGAGTTTGTCAAAACTACTGTCAGAATAATTTACTTCCTTTCAAAGCCTTGGTATTATATTCATTGGCTGCAATGAAAACGTTGAATCAGCATGTGAGAAACAGAAGTGAATATTTAAAGTCCTTAATGTCCTCGAATTATGAGAAATAGTATGTCTTAATCAAcctttattcatttaatatatACTAAAATAATAGAGACAGATACATAGTAAAATATACCCTGTTTGTAAGACAGCTACCATGGTGCATTtagtctgtttttgttttatttaactaaTCTTTGAGTCACTAAAGCACCACTCTGTCTTCATTTGCATTGTTACTATTTATTAGCAGTGCATTATTACTGTTTTAGTTTAGTCTACGCCCCATCTACATGAAAAGTAGCAAACTGTCAACTCTGTAGTTTTCCCCCTAAATGTTATACATCCTAAAATTTAACTTAATGTAAAGAAAAGTCATGCATGTACTATAAATGCAGAGGTTTCATTACTAAACTTTCTCTTGAAGCCACAGCTTACAGACAGTCTTAACTCACCCTCATGAtataatatcacaatataaataaaaatatatccaCACGTGCTGAACAACAGTTTCAAAAACTActtatattatgtttttaatctactTGAAATCATTCATTTGGACGTTAATTTGCATACAATTACATCACAGTTCAGTTATGCTGAATGTCAATAACCATTGCACAGCCGACCTGAAACGTTTGCTTTGAAGGATATGGAGCAACTTCGCTTTGCACAACTTCTGTCTGACACAAGTACCAACAGTCAGGCGATGGATACGAGTCTGATTCCAACTGCAGcttaaaaatatcaacagaTCTGCAACTCAGTGCTTAAATAGACaatagtttcttttttcttgtgagacttttgattgttgttttgtagttttctttGGCTGGTTTGCATCCTGTGCTCATGTAGTTAGGCAGCTACAGCTTTTTATTTGCTGGCTTATCTGCATATTTTACACCTGAAACAGGGGTTTACATTTGATTAGCGCACTACTCCTCCCATCCCAGCAGCTTCTCCCGTCACAACCGagcaaaataacaacaacagagaatatataaagaaataattagCACGCAATGTTTCATCCAAGCTGTGAAAGGTTGAGTTAAACAGTCGGAAAAGAGAAGTTTTCTAAACACACCGGCTGTGTGAGGCATCCTGTTACACACGAATGAGACGATTTGATCATCAGCAGGTCGATGACAATGCGAGGACTATTCTGGTCTGGCTCCACTGCGGAGTGAATCAATACAGCtgcaaacatgttaaataaagaCTCTCAATACCTCACTATGCATACAGAACAATACAAACTGATGCAGAAAGGATGCTTTTGGTtgcattgaaaataaaaacaggtaaGGCATGAATtataaccagtgttggggagtaactagttacaacTGTAATCCgttaaatgttgatgattataaaggaggttacatctgaagtcagacctttaagattttgctcattctttaaatatttaacatgttactgaatatattacagtttttaattctttgaaatcaatatttttttaatatttagtaaataaatcatgacgttggcttaaatggagtcacatttccaattaagctcatgccagacttttgacttttttcattaaatatctttattttatattccaaaatctacatgaactaatgaatacattttaaatgagagataaatgttgctttataagaaatgatctcccttataaatcatgtcagtgtcCATGAAAAATACCTGAACTTAgatgttggtgcttaatgggaacacttacccaaacagctgaaaacactACTATActattaagtaattgaaatagttacattacttattacattttaaatagagtaactagtaatctgtaacctattacatttctaaagtaaccttcccaaccctgattgTAACGCATGTGTGAATTATTACAGGTGAGTTATTTACATGTGTTTGCAGACAGGAAATTGAAGAGAAATAAGCCACCAAACACTCCTACTTCCTCCCCGCTGCAGTCCTGCCTCGCTGCGTAGCAACAGCCTCAGCACACGACGCGCTGTGCAACctgagatttatttatttttgcaggCAAACTAGCTGACGACGTGAGAGCAGCTTTTAATAGTTTAGTAGTAGTCGCACGCTAATAGATAATTCACCAGGTGACAAAACTGACCCACGTTTGTCACTGTCTCTGTAGATAAATAATTGGGCCCAGGACAGATGAGGAACAGAAGGAGAGAAATTCATTTCGGCTGCTTTCAAGATTCAAGGAATTGAAATGCTCAGcctcaaagtgttttcttttttttttctactcttcTTTTATAACAGAAGTTTTCTAGCTAGCTGTGTGTCCTTGACATTGTTCTGTACTGTTTCGAGTAGGTTATAGAAACTTCTGTTTCTTGTTAAGCAATACCAGACGAGTGCTGTCCACACATCcagagttgtgtgtgtggttttgttacAATGTGGAGCACAAATTGAGTGGAAACATTCAAGATTAGTAATCATTTGAAAATAGTTAGAAAATATGTTCGGTTTGTCTTAAGAATCATCAGAATAACTTTTAAGGGCCTGAAATCtacttttaaaatgcaatttttttaatgtttaaagaaGCTTTAATCCACTCATCCATATGTGCtttttgtttgcattatttttggtaattatttaaataatctgGGATAATTTACAAGATGATTTTCTGATAAAATAAGAGTGAAAGTTTGCAGTTTTGCATCACAAACAGgttgtagcatgattttagctCGAAGCCATCAAATGCAGGAAACAGCTTTGACGTAAAATATCAAAgttgaacattaaaacatattttcattaacTGATTTGTTCCTTTTATAAATTcacttaaaacatattttcccaGTGAAAGTTAATTGAACCATTTGCTTCAAGTATGAGGTTTTAATCCCATTTCCCCTCCGCCAGTATGCAGTCATTCCTGCACACTTtatgaaaaaactaaattaatgattttttttttttgtgctcacTAATGGATTATGTAAGATTGTGTGGAAAAACAGTTGGTATTGCCTTTCTGCATCTTTTTGTGTGCGTCTGTTTCCCAATATTAGCTCGTGTTCAGTTTGAAAACGCATTTATGCAACACATTGTCTTTTAGAGAAGTggttttcagtttagtttgacttcttagtttttattgtgtgaTAGATTCCAACAGAAAGATAATGCCTGTATCTCAGAGTCTGAAGacgtttaatttaatttaaatctcCTGAGCTTTCTctttaactatttaaatgttttacgcATCGAAAAGGCTAAAAAGAAAGATACAAGAGGATCAATttccttagtgtgtgtgtgtgtgtgtgtgtgtgtgtgtgtgtgtgtgtgtgtgtgtgtgtgtgtgtaatctctATCTGCCATCTGTGATACACTTAATACTAAAATCACCTGCTGGACTGAATTGACCCGACATTTAATTACACTAAGCTGACATCACATCACTTCACTGCCCTCTATTGGTTGAATCTTGTACTGCACTTTAATGCACCGGCAAATATCAGATGTTAGATTTAATGTGAATGTACAGAAAagtggaaaagagagagaacactGTGCTGTTTTTTGTGAAACACTTGAATGTCTAAATAAACCAGTtttgtgcaaaacaaaaaaagtgaaagtgtgCAGCCGTTCATAGATAGATAACAGCACACAGTTTTACAGTAAGTCaagcttcctttttttcccccctcatttCTCCTACTCTCCAATATTTCTTGTATTTAAGGTGTTGAGACTTATATCTGTCTTCAGCTGTCTTTATGTGTGCGTCCATGTTACAGATAAACCACGTCGGCCCAGTTCCCACCTCCTACTACGTGCGGGATCACGTTAAAGTGGACTATGACCAGTGTCTGAGCGTCAGTCGAGGTTCCTCCAAACAGCTGGACTATGAGATCCTGTTTCCAGGCTGTGTCCTCAGGTCAGCCTCAAGTTTTCCCACAGTGGTAGCAGTGAtctatatttattatttcaccATACTAGTCCTTTAACAGTTAGTAGAGTAAGTGGTTAACCAATCAATGGAAAATTGGCAGTAATCTTTAATCAACATTTGCTGGAACTGATGCTCTTCTCTGTTTTATAACACTGTGAAttgaatatatttagttttttgacAATTGTTCTGACAAAACATGCAAGACGTGACCTTACTGAGTAGAAAATTGTGATCTTTTTTGATAATTTTTAATATACTGtgtgattaattgagaaaataagcaGCAAATTAATAgtcaacagtgaaaaaaatgtgaacaatcAAATCTTTTTCAAAACTTATATTATGGCTGCAAAAAATGATTAGGATTATTAAAATCTGTGATGGAAGATTTATGCTTTGCATtactgaaacatttattttgtaggTGCAGAACAAATTTGACACAAAGAGGCTGTTTaaattcagtcatttaaaactCCTAATTACTAATAATCAGGTAGATTAAACAGCATAAGCAATACTTTGGGTTTCACACAAGTCCTTTAAAGATACAATTCAGTTGTTTTGCCCCtttaaaaagggaaacacaaagagggaatttgatgctaaaaagacagtaaatgtggcagatatccacttgatatgactcagactgctgaagtctGATCCTATTCTTTAACCAATTTAATCTCAATGGGACAAGACTAATTAAAGAAAGGTTAATACATACATTCACATCTGTGGTGCTTTTACTTGCAgcagttattatcattattataaatgaataaaatcccctaaaaagtctgaaaacagtgtttaaaacttttttccccctcatcttGTTAGATGGCAGTTTGCCACTGAGGGTGCAGACATCGGTTTTGGGGTGTTTATCAAAGCTAAAATGGGTGAATGGAAGAAAGCGGCTCAGATGGAGGAAGTCGTGCCAAACCAGCGCTACAATTCCCACTTAGTGCCGGAGGACGGATCACTGACCTGTGAACGCCCAGGAGTCTGTGAGTGGCCTGTTCAGTCATTTATAATGTGTAATCAAATCATCAAACAGAGCTATTGATCATGTGTGTCCCTGTCCTGTGTCCTCCCTCTTCCAGATGTGCTGCGATTTGACAACACCTACAGCTTCTTCCAGGCTAAACGAATCAGTTTTTCTGTCGAGGTCCTGCTACCGGACCACTTACAGACCCCACAGACCAACGGTGGGTCCAGCAAGGATAAGCAAGCGGAGGGCAGCAGCCAATCATAACCACGAAGACGATGTCAGATTAGTAGTGTTTAGCTGCCACGAGTAAGCGCTGCCTGAGATACTTGATCTGAACTGGAACCACGACACGCTGCCTATAAGCAACAAGTTAAAGTATTTATTACAAGATCTGAATGTCTGGTGACCCTTTGATCATCTTCAATATGGGAATAGGGCACATTTGGGAACATGAATAATCATCCATAATAATTACTCTCTACATTATCTGGAATATGGTCAAACATGTATGGACATGCATGATACATAATGATATATTGATCCTACTTGTGGCAACACTTTTGGGGGGGAAGCCCCTTTTAAAGCCAGGAGACGGTTGCACTAACTGTTCGTAAGTTCAAATTTAGCTCGGTTATAACATGAGCGTTTATTAACTGGTGATTCAAACATCACTAAATTAAAACCAGTTGTACCACAAAGTTGATACTGAGTATTTACACCTGACTGctggcagtggtggaaagtaatcATGCACATTCACCCAAGTACTGTACCTAACTTTACATTTGATGCTGCTTTaaacttccactccactacattactatgtactttctactccactacatttatttgcagCTTAAGTTactttgacacaatggataatataacaagcttttaaatgacaacacattgttaaagatgaaaccagtgatGCATGActacagcagtgtgtagtcgggcatcacatttcagatttatatgagttgttaacagctccaccaaatagtgatttttccttCTAAACGTTGAACTCAGAAGTTAGTTTTttccattaatcatctcaccacccctcacatttatctgctcaccctttggaggggccccacccctaggttgggaaccactggagtaaactagctaactgtatataaagtagtgtaaactagctccacctccagcagctacaacagtaacatgctgctctaacactgatgcttcactattaataatctaatgatgtcatatataataatatatcagtcagaggaccaaaccactacttttactgtaatactttaactacagtTTGCTGCTAATACTGATCTACTTTTACATTAGTAGGATTTTCCTGCAGGACCTTtgcttgtaatggagtatttttacatacatgtattggtacttttacttgggtaaaggatctgagtacttcttccaccactgactgCAAACAGGTGCTAGTTAGCAGATCTGTTTAGATCAAAGAGTCCACAACGTAATATGAAATATtgccaacattttaaatttcacagaaaaaacataacatatatcatatatatcagCCAAACAACATTGGTTAGCTATGCATAATTGGATATTTCCCTCTCACTGTAAACTGCATTCCCCCCCCTCAACACAGAGATATGTGTGTAGATATGAATAGGATTGGCAGTTAAGTTTTTATATCTTTCGGCCTCTAAAAGTGTTATTTTTGGACGTTATGTTGTGGCCTGTGATGCTATAGTGACCTCATGTGTACACAGTTGGTAGTTTCCTATTGGGTGGCACTACTGATGGTTCCTAGCAACCAGTTTACACGTTTCATGGTGCAACCTTATTTAGTAAATCACAAGTTTGAAACTAGTTAGTAGGAAGAATTTAAAGACGTAGAGATGGATTTACGAACAGCTTGTGCAGCCCCAGTTTGGGGAAAGGtccttttcctgtttcaacacAGCAACGCCACAGTGCACAAAGCCAGGTGCATAAAGAAATAATCTCccagtttggtgtggaagaGCAACACTGACCTCAACCCCAACTGTCATCTCTGGGATGAACGAGCCAGGCGTCGTCAGAGCAAATCTCTGCAGCCAGGATCCAAAATCTGCTGAAACCAGAAGAGTGGAGGCTGTTATAGCAGCAGATTAATGCTCATATTCAGCTATAACATATAGGTGTAATGTCTGGGTGTCTACAAACTCCTGACCATGTGgtgtaaaacattattttttgaaaGCGCACCTGAAGGACACATCTGTTTGGATTTTAGTAGCAAAACTGTTATAACAGTTAAACCTCATAGCTAATAAATAGCGAGCAGTGTATCATCACATCACTAGAGTCACTATACATTATGAGCTAGAAATGTGCTAAGAAGTGAGCTAATAACATCCCTGCTAAATGTCAAGTATTTAAAATGTCCCTGCAGTCTActtaaaggatagattcacaatatttcaagtgtgtcttaaaactaCAGTCAGGtgaaatcattcctcctgttcatactggataTTAAAAGATCCACTTCAAAtgtactttcaatgtaagtgatggggtcCAAAATCCAACATCTGTCCACATAGTTATTTAGtccaaaaatgcatttaaatgttaaagtttaaGCAGTCTGAGTTtgagtcatatcaagtgaatatgtgacacatttacagtcttgtTAGCATTATGAcagaagcttcatattagcttcagactTTGCACAgcaggaggactgtggattacattgtaagtgcattatgaagagatcttctaatggtcagtatgaacagggggAATAATTACAAGAAAAACGTGTTTTAATATCCATTTTGGCTCCTGACTGtcgttttaagacagactttaaaaactgtgaacctcTCCTTTAAATGTCATGATGTGTAAAAAAGGCCAACGCCTCTATATAAACAGCACAAGagttaaatattgtttaattttctatctacaaaataaaaaggttaacATTTTATATGGATGTTTTTTCCATGTATTATTATATGGAATAAATATATGCCATGAGATTTGAACAACAATGTTACAGTTAGTTGAGGGGACGTATTTGCAAGAAATGagtgaaataataaatacattcagatgatttatttatgtaaagGTCCTTCATGGAACacttgaaaaaaacatatttaggttAAGATTCGTTCACTTCTTGAACTTTTTAGGCACATGACCTTTAGACTGCATTACCATTTACATGTATTACTCTCTGTCTGCttacatgtaaaaatataagAAGTTACCACACTGAAAATACCCACAGGTCATAATTACATGTAGAATATTAAGTTGTAATTTGTTCTGAGTTTCTAAATCAAGTTTTACTCATCTTCTGAAAGCCCTGTTTACATTAATTAAGGATTTAATGTGCCTCTAATGAGCAGATGAAATATAACATTCCTTTGAATATTTATTTCCTAATTTATTTGCAGAAAATGGGACGAAACAAGAACTATTTTATAATATTAAGATATTaaagagtatatatatatatatatgtcagattttattaaataatgagTATTTGATTTGTTAAAGGAACATGCTTCCCCAGAAATATTCAGTATTACATAATATTCATGTAAAAGCCATTTGCAGTGAGTGTAAAGTGAACTCTCACCAGACAACTACTGAATGTagatattatgttttttgttttttttgtgtgttggcCACAATCATAAAGGACGAATAAAATACCATGAAAAGAAACCtctaaaaagttattttcagaCATGATGAAGATTGTATGAACAGTGTAAgagtaagtaaataaatcaacCTTTTACAAAAACTACAAGCCTGAGTGTGTTTTATATTCCTCTGTTTACTCTTCATAACCTCGACTCCTTTCTGCTACTATAAAGATGTTTAAATGAGAAGAAAGCTGTTATGTTTTGATGATTAAATGGTGTAGAAACTGTTTCTTTACATGCCTTTTTACAGGCAACAGTCTCAAAACATGTTAATCTGTTCAGTACCTCAAACTGTGGTgcctgttaaaaaataaagccaGAGATTGTCATGACTTCAGTGCAGATTCATGCCATGTtaagtattgttttaaaataatagttttacTTACAACATGTAAGCTAACGTGCAAAAAGAGACTGCATGTCAGTGACATCAGTGGAGAGGATGTTGGTTagcaagaataataaaaaatcctGGAAGACATTAAAGAGCTGAGGTGGGTGCAGGTGTTTCTAGTTGCACTGATGTGACAGCCCCGCCTACCAATTACCTGCCTGTAGTCACTAAgtacatgtattttattttaccactAATCGGCAATTAAAGTTCCTAATTAACCAATTCACAAAGCTGCCTAATCAACAAGGCAGggttgatgctgctgctgtggaagACATCATgtttcatcattcatttatattgGTACAC harbors:
- the LOC133979048 gene encoding SEC14-like protein 2 gives rise to the protein MSGRVGDLSPKQAEALQQFRERIQDILPQLPAQHDHFLLRWLRARNFNIQKSEAMLRKHMEFRKQTKVDSIITDWRPPEVIEKYLSGGMCGYDREGSPIWYDVIGPVDPKGLFLSASKQDFIKSKIRDCEMLQKECTLQTQRLGKNIEAITMVYDVEGLGLKHLWKPAIETYGEILQMFEDNYPEGLKRLFVIKAPKLFPVAFNLVKHFLSENTRQKILILGANWQEILLKYIDPEELPMVYGGKLTDPDGDPRCRTRINHVGPVPTSYYVRDHVKVDYDQCLSVSRGSSKQLDYEILFPGCVLRWQFATEGADIGFGVFIKAKMGEWKKAAQMEEVVPNQRYNSHLVPEDGSLTCERPGVYVLRFDNTYSFFQAKRISFSVEVLLPDHLQTPQTNGGSSKDKQAEGSSQS